The Pelodiscus sinensis isolate JC-2024 chromosome 5, ASM4963464v1, whole genome shotgun sequence genome includes a region encoding these proteins:
- the TEX15 gene encoding testis-expressed protein 15 isoform X4 has translation MGLCSSGLTEGSPERHLYTPGIQAGDKMEVEETKRVQVQKNIRSNEKLPYVPTAGVEKNPLKTFTIPKIRRTADKVSLAPCKTNEREYSSINHTLSQSRLNTGCDLQSSWQFGEIKLVHNADLEKKFAGKRAKMREEGRQGRELEEHFCFLVLPWDEVSKIYQGGIHTSESTMKELGNPLLGVYLFRHVDVALNYAKKRWISAEHILVFKVLFGKVKKIQPPMGKKKIALDPTPNFDCHMSRIAPTLKDPVDLQAIGSSVYFYEYNIHSKPVDKPRQCLPYAIVTVRFVGPKVETDPLTTSVRFLSKGFPKYSGRRGSWKNCTVAKRIGKGAQATIIYEHFRKPVNVHAFRPEESSSCSEVNSEENTSGPKVRSSCENTQNRNGLVAEAHDIQVEHNIPGRWDSSQVQENELSLSLVAGVDANGSINSDQMVNLKCIDTAANSSSGSSTVITSRLIMDPRLKKREGNPEKENSEAVFHRNSMSENGLEYLNSEMKISATLNLDLPEEPPLLNDPKQDPLGQRHAGQELWKEAVLIKEFTSTLKTNKEHSMEDKQVAGSITKLHKGIMEPFPLQDVHTQPASKIFIEEKHVTANENLICERKDLKMHQIQVVEQPRKCSSLPFGDTKPETDSQESLSMKDKANHCYTEKDSSLPKNNTKHLPVHGSKKNLSFTKNSGHNESPPDQKCQSVSMGKPVSSVLSANFACNTLSEPVPDSIIDSGSCLNSRSQKCSDHHMPSMVGNIFSFFSEDCEKKNSKKVPAEDPPKRKKQRSHLSLSHAWKQGKMSVGQKKTNADKKSKIFSQVGNGLNSLKKHDKGQDSAPQNYSKQDKYASGKGGQKFQESRSIHLVSLQDNQTHTTEQCLHDDKGMNMGIQHPESIKSQEGKTDEYTGKMHTQLQEKNYTSEIGNRSTDSNIAGAENTLTSNSEYKVNNESFNTQDHTLDSDVPGKMHFSGHAMRKQYVKVEEDRCACHATCESVASDQIIREENAYQSKLQDTMLSEKCTVGENLIMAHKLTCSTNGSTNKNCIDKKEDATKEVKASSFIKDTMNDQIYLSHAVCRTDNVLTDYCNTESLCFLGENEPVSLDKHFCGDSKECGASEAASLDKETSRICNLEKRTDINVHDFNQMHTCRLEKEFINVPGDWMKVCEIPPILDFERSAAGLNLTFEEGCALTEACLMETDVSKEKGIIPDNKIVSEELSATAEFCRPSALPETHAWEEQNAVMLITTISIPSGNVEHKERGCFQPEETYASEKNSSCLENSMREILKQTIEEKCEDIFLQDLEFESEIEIQPEQPEESLSAPQNPHSHEDESGEEVDSLYQYLTDRIDWESLFGNTNRKISGRNEDHFPLGEKSCTKEDKTASLSTTAWPDLQITVTNIFKSGFSCPIIDTAREMCTCAIEPAGPEINMELSGEQRSEENMQNLDLTNKMETCLTIYVHNTDPHMPEKENSTFTAPITVSNVLNKRSSFYCAQPKDTSKESNSRKGVRSKVKRKHPRNASLTNQMKPQKSSTCSSIYRNSKCCGKKRERCSSAMFSSLFEGRIKTLAQSEKHIKNVLNTLCNEASLCKSRRLSKKIDGALFHLRKAQRRVLKSLKIVTKVGEKRQKGPLPKRYEIICNDLWESCDLEGHNFLTSGKYSFAHFSQKRKSNIQENKRAVEFKEASDTVTYMPVKKRFKNKGKKTRKIVSKNDLPVRSTMSCAPVVLNDIVSQIHHCKSDLTVASSVTCSQFSAATCKEYMDFQNNNVRDSRRITELQTVSDNSVGLDTIGLEDMELTTKKHNVFVNISSKIHIQGTAGKCGRVVQDIRQDHIFEANTSANKNISETLSLPLRRDDYVEFCMDKRKDGACKSNVKIDTVIHTSQLKAAAEHCLNANTDKQDVSTLSATHKRLEGILSSEKENMFSASSGDISTNQSINIGNCSSGSMKQMPATEGKHETNISQVPLDNQIISAKAASLKMSSNILSERILEIQSFETPTLPLRGQLQDRRSDREETSNSEMGRLSNYGKVAEKETHVTETMKLEPLAKCLYKRENNREKENYLKNVSSVSLLCNALAPFSNQYIPQEVRQKTFLKRKETGPVERKAKTPVNLYLAKDVPGRSSAMVVLEQKCITQKEGHFRCNKEYSCIQNSSNNRRALTPPILRKPMDKKFAQSNKDWKESTNKDCQINSELKSGIVVEQDIQRITKTCGGSPSRTHQNFTAHVTKLNVNHLAGDPLNKYEGINGKNKHREVGMELKSLAFITEISKILQKADETSSLKILQEQITVCDTLLPSFIKAFEEKQGCSYKHILISRELLVERKQWTNCKSKLKSDAVDSLVELQIIMETIKFIENKKCFLEREPTFRSLLWYDSSLYGELFGRPSGYQQQSNFYPAFQRRLKYNVFRELQSYRRQLLELFEKTKWQKKSYYAFLKFRRELDECEAVIQRNSDCLDFFLSVPFTCGVNFGDTLEDLETVRKSAVELINTYRNLPDVHSYAEKEDHLWIIMEIIATKISFIKTCESINMKASLFGLEHIFFDAARSLVWKDRSVVLNTVSPNEKKQLLNTINQDALSRLYEVYEYVAEEFRTEKSNNIPKKTNDAEKSKYCENEGKHGDENADCLSLNVLLSHPDICCVGEILDEAQFADLKKLEQLMFRCTEHLETLKMYFQILQEEDIDKILITQQNVLDTMKNDGINAVTLKPEAVETYIEVLMMYETIHFLKNSIAKKVDEQRFRSLLWFDLSLLPELVHCQEKMSSFSFLKDNSMDNLRKTIESAISELKSELDVIYNYADTINCSYALHLLTRELTELSEIRTFIQNSKPSIFTYVECVPYTISVNYGSTVAELDYNYQQFSLLLENLMLAARKDLGKMAHIMKIMKTIEHMKFACAKKGKSVLSLLIYQMLNNWRKTCQMKRKGNMKMHLTKTKKRVCETQASVSVIKSSAEPQKKRSSFVSSHKDTPEHTESSPSSCKKQKDIKSAGVFLVISMGAGLSP, from the exons GCTGGTGACAAGATGGAAGTTGAAGAAACTAAAAGAGTTCAAGTGCAGAAAAATATAAGATCAAATGAGAAGCTGCCTTATGTGCCAACTGCTGGGgtagaaaaaaatcctttgaaaACATTTACCATCCCTAAAATAAGGAGGACTGCTGATAAAG TTTCTTTAGCACCGTGCAAGACTAATGAGAGGGAGTATAGTAGCATCAATCATACTCTGAGCCAGTCCCGTCTCAACACAGGATGTGACCTGCAGTCTTCTTGGCAGTTTGGTGAGATAAAACTTGTACACAATGcagatctggaaaaaaaatttgCTGGAAAAAG GGCCAAGATGCGTGAAGAAGGAAGGCAAGGCAGAGAACTTGAGGAACATTTTTGCTTTTTAGTGTTGCCTTGGGATGAGGTCTCAAAAATTTACCAGGGTGGAATACATACTAGCGAATCTACAATGAAAGAATTAGGAAATCCCCTCCTTGGAGTTTATTTGTTCAGACATGTTGATGTTGCTTTGAATTATGCAAAGAAGAGATGGATCAGTGCAGAACACATCTTGGTTTTCAAG GTTCTCTttggaaaagtaaaaaaaattcagcctCCCATGGGTAAAAAGAAAATTGCTCTGGATCCTACACCAAACTTTGATTGCCATATGTCTAGAATTGCTCCTACACTTAAAGATCCAGTTGATCTGCAGGCCATTGGCTCATCG GTTTACTTCTATGAATACAATATACATTCGAAACCAGTGGATAAGCCTAGGCAGTGCCTTCCATATGCAATAGTAACAGTAAGGTTTGTTGGGCCGAAGGTGGAAACTGACCCTCTTACAACATCTGTGAGGTTTCTGTCTAAAGGATTTCCTAAGTATTCTG GAAGACGAGGCTCATGGAAAAACTGCACAGTAGCCAAAAGGATTGGTAAAGGCGCTCAGGCTACAATAATCTATGAGCATTTCAGGAAACCTGTAAATGTACATGCTTTCAGACCTGAGGAAAGCTCTTCTTGCAGTGAAGTAAATTCAGAGGAAAATACTTCTGGCCCCAAAGTTCGTTCTTCCTGCGAAAATACACAGAACAGGAATGGTTTGGTAGCTGAAGCCCACGATATCCAAGTGGAACATAACATACCAGGAAGGTGGGATTCATCACAAGTACAAGAAAATGAACTGAGTCTGTCACTTGTGGCTGGTGTAGATGCCAATGGAAGCATCAACAGTGACCAGATGGTGAATCTAAAATGCATTGACACTGCTGCCAACAGTAGTAGTGGCTCAAGTACTGTAATTACTTCAAGACTCATTATGGATCCAAGACTGAAGAAAAGAGAAGGAAACCCAGAAAAAGAAAACTCTGAAGCAGTTTTTCATAGGAATTCAATGTCTGAGAATGGGCTGGAATATCTCAACTCAGAAATGAAAATATCAGCCACTTTAAATTTAGATTTGCCTGAAGAACCTCCTCTGCTTAATGACCCAAAACAAGATCCACTTGGACAGAGACATGCAGGACAAGAATTATGGAAAGAGGCAGTTTTAATAAAAGAGTTTACGTCAACATTAAAGACAAACAAAGAACACTCCATGGAAGACAAGCAAGTGGCTGGTAGCATAACAAAACTTCATAAAGGAATAATGGAGCCATTCCCATTGCAAGATGTTCACACACAACCTGCTTCAAAAATCTTTATTGAAGAAAAGCATGTCACAGCAAATGAGAACCTTATCTGTGAGAGAAAAGACTTAAAAATGCACCAGATTCAGGTAGTAGAACAACCGAGGAAATGTTCATCTTTGCCATTTGGGGATACAAAACCTGAGACAGACTCGCAGGAGAGTTTGTCAATGAAAGACAAAGCAAACCACTGCTACACAGAAAAAGATTCCAGTCTTCCTAAGAATAACACAAAGCATTTACCTGTTCACGGTAGCAAAAAGAACTTGAGTTTCACTAAAAACTCAGGGCATAATGAGTCTCCTCCTGATCAAAAGTGCCAATCTGTCTCAATGGGAAAGCCAGTTTCATCAGTGCTATCTGCTAACTTTGCCTGCAACACACTCTCTGAACCTGTGCCTGACAGCATTATAGATTCAGGCAGTTGTCTGAATTCCAGATCTCAAAAGTGTTCTGATCACCATATGCCATCAATGGTaggaaatattttctcttttttctctgaaGATTGTGAGAAGAAAAATTCTAAGAAAGTACCTGCAGAGGAccccccaaaaagaaaaaaacaaaggtCACACTTATCTCTGTCGCATGCATGGAAGCAGGGAAAAATGTCAGTAGGTCAGAAAAAAACTAATGCAGATAAAAAATCGAAGATTTTCAGTCAAGTGGGCAATGGCCTTAACTCACTTAAGAAACATGATAAAGGACAGGATTCAGCACCACAGAATTATTCTAAACAGGATAAGTATGCTTCAGGGAAAGGAGGGCAGAAATTTCAGGAATCACGATCAATTCATTTAGTATCACTTCAGGATAATCAGACACATACTACTGAACAGTGTTTGCATGATGATAAAGGCATGAACATGGGCATTCAACATCCAGAAAGTATTAAATCTCAGGAAGGCAAGACAGATGAATATACTGGGAAAATGCATACCCAGTTACAAGAAAAGAATTATACTTCTGAAATAGGAAACCGTTCAACAGATTCTAACATAGCGGGTGCTGAAAATACTTTGACCTCAAACAGCGAATATAAAGTCAATAATGAGAGTTTTAATACACAGGATCATACTTTAGACAGTGATGTCCctggaaaaatgcatttttctggaCATGCTATGAGAAAACAGTATGTGAAAGTGGAAGAAGACAGGTGTGCCTGTCATGCTACTTGTGAATCTGTTGCTAGTGATCAAATCATTCGTGAAGAAAACGCTTACCAGAGTAAACTTCAAGATACTATGCTTTCAGAAAAATGCACTGTGGGTGAAAACCTTATAATGGCCCATAAATTAACATGTTCAACAAATGGAAGTACAAACAAAAATTGCATAGATAAAAAAGAAGATGCTACAAAAGAAGTCAAAGCCAGTTCTTTCATCAAAGACACAATGAATGACCAGATATATTTATCTCATGCTGTCTGCAGAACAGACAATGTATTGACAGATTACTGCAATACAGAATCCCTGTGTTTCCTTGGAGAAAATGAGCCAGTGTCGTTAGACAAACATTTCTGTGGGGATAGCAAAGAGTGTGGAGCTTCTGAAGCTGCATCTTTAGATAAGGAGACGAGTCGGATCTGTAATCTGGAAAAGAGGACTGACATAAATGTTCATGATTTCAACCAAATGCACACATGCAGACTTGAAAAGGAATTTATCAATGTACCAGGAGACTGGATGAAAGTTTGTGAAATTCCTCCTATTCTGGATTTTGAAAGATCAGCTGCTGGTTTAAACTTAACTTTTGAAGAAGGATGTGCATTAACAGAAGCCTGTTTGATGGAAACAGATGTTTCCAAGGAAAAGGGAATTATTCCAGATAACAAAATAGTCTCAGAAGAGCTGTCTGCCACAGCAGAGTTTTGTAGACCTTCAGCACTGCCAGAGACTCATGCATGGGAAGAGCAGAATGCTGTTATGCTAATCACCACCATATCCATACCTTCTGGAAATGTGGAACACAAAGAAAGAGGATGTTTCCAACCTGAGGAAACATATGCTTCTGAGAAAAACTCATCTTGCCTTGAAAATAGTATGCGGGAAATATTAAAACAGACAATAGAGGAAAAATGTGAGGATATTTTTCTCCAGGACTTGGAAtttgaaagtgagattgaaaTTCAACCAGAACAGCCTGAGGAATCTCTCTCAGCACCACAAAATCCACATAGTCATGAAGATGAATCTGGTGAGGAGGTTGACTCACTGTATCAGTACTTGACTGATCGTATAGACTGGGAAAGTTTGTTTGGCAACACTAACCGGAAGATATCAGGGAGGAATGAAGATCACTTTCCACTGGGGGAAAAATCTTGCACAAAGGAAGATAAAACAGCATCTTTAAGTACAACTGCGTGGCCTGATTTACAGATTACAGTAACCAATATATTTAAATCAGGATTCAGCTGCCCAATCATTGACACAGCGAGAGAGATGTGCACATGTGCAATTGAACCTGCAGGACCAGAAATCAATATGGAATTGTCAGGAGAGCAAAGAAGTGaagaaaatatgcagaatttggaTCTTACAAATAAAATGGAAACATGCCTAACTATCTATGTTCATAACACAGATCCTCATATGCCTGAAAAAGAGAACAGTACTTTTACTGCACCTATTACCGTTTCCAATGTATTGAATAAAAGAAGTAGCTTTTACTGTGCACAACCAAAAGATACTAGTAAGGAAAGTAACAGTAGAAAAGGTGTGCGATCAAAAGTTAAGAGAAAACATCCACGTAATGCATCTCTAACAAATCAAATGAAGCCTCAGAAATCTTCAACATGTTCATCTATATATAGAAATTCAAAATGTTGTGGTAAAAAGAGAGAACGCTGCTCATCTGCGATGTTTTCTTCATTATTTGAGGGACGGATTAAAACACTTGCACAGTCtgaaaaacacattaaaaatgtTCTAAATACTCTTTGTAATGAAGCATCCTTATGCAAAAGTAGGCGTCTATCCAAAAAAATAGATGGTGCTCTGTTTCACTTACGGAAAGCTCAGAGGAGAGTTCTCAAATCTCTAAAAATCGTAACTAAAGTTGGAGAAAAAAGACAAAAGGGTCCTTTACCAAAACGTTATGAAATAATATGCAATGACTTATGGGAAAGCTGTGATCTTGAAGGTCATAATTTCTTGACATCTGGGAAGTATTCTTTTGCTCACTTTTCTCAGAAAAGAAAGTCTAACATACAGGAAAATAAACGGGCTGTGGAGTTTAAGGAAGCAAGTGACACTGTTACATATATGCCAGTAaagaaaaggtttaaaaataaagggaagaaAACGAGAAAAATAGTTTCAAAGAATGACCTGCCAGTGAGATCTACTATGAGCTGTGCACCTGTTGTGTTGAACGATATTGTAAGTCAGATACATCATTGCAAATCTGACTTAACTGTGGCTTCTTCGGTAACTTGTAGTCAGTTTTCAGCTGCCACATGCAAGGAATATATGGATTTTCAGAATAACAATGTGAGAGATTCAAGAAGAATAACGGAACTTCAAACAGTCTCTGACAACTCTGTAGGTTTAGACACCATTGGACTAGAAGATATGGAACTAACTACTAAGAAACACAACGTTTTTGTAAACATTTCATCTAAAATTCATATTCAAGGGACTGCTGGAAAATGTGGCAGGGTAGTACAAGATATAAGACAAGACCACATCTTTGAAGCAAATACATCTGCAAACAAAAATATCTCAGAAACTTTGAGCTTGCCTCTCAGAAGGGATGATTATGTTGAATTTTGTATGGACAAAAGAAAGGATGGAGCTTGTAAGAGTAATGTAAAGATAGACACTGTCATACATACGTCACAATTAAAAGCAGCTGCAGAACACTGTTTAAATGCAAACACCGACAAGCAAGATGTTTCCACACTCTCTGCCACTCACAAAAGGCTGGAAGGTATTCTTTCTTCTGAAAAAGAGAATATGTTTTCTGCTAGTAGTGGAGATATTTCCACAAATCAGAGTATTAATATTGGAAATTGTTCTTCAGGCTCAATGAAGCAGATGCCTGCAACAGAAGGAAAACATGAGACCAACATATCTCAAGTTCCATTAGACAACCAAATTATTAGTGCTAAAGCTGCATCTTTGAAAATGAGCTCAAACATTTTATCTGAGAGAATTTTAGAGATCCAGTCTTTTGAAACACCCACACTACCTCTCCGTGGACAGCTTCAAGATAGAAGGAGTGACAGAGAAGAAACTTCAAATTCAGAAATGGGTCGTCTGAGTAATTACGGAAAAGTAGCTGAAAAGGAGACACATGTTACCGAGACTATGAAATTGGAACCATTGGCAAAATGTTTATATAAGAGAGAAAataacagagagaaagagaactatttaaaaaatgtatcgTCTGTGTCCCTATTATGCAATGCTCTGGCCCCCTTTTCAAATCAATATATTCCACAAGAAGTTAGACAGAAAACATTTCTAAAACGAAAGGAAACAGGACCAGTGGAAAGGAAAGCAAAAACACCTGTAAATCTGTATCTGGCAAAAGATGTACCTGGGAGATCCTCTGCTATGGTAGTTTTGGAACAAAAGTGCATAACACAAAAAGAAGGTCACTTTAGGTGTAATAAGGAATACAGCTGCATTCAGAATTCTTCAAACAACAGAAGGGCTCTCACTCCACCTATCTTAAGGAAACCCATGGATAAGAAATTTGCCCAAAGTAATAAAGATTGGAAAGAAAGCACTAACAAAGATTGCCAGATTAACTCAGAGCTGAAATCAGGAATTGTAGTTGAACAAGATATTCAAAGAATTACGAAGACTTGCGGTGGCTCACCAAGCAGAACGCATCAGAACTTTACAGCCCATGTCACTAAGCTGAATGTAAATCATCTCGCAGGTGATCCTCTGAACAAATATGAGGGCATCAATGGTAAAAACAAGCATAGAGAAGTGGGGATGGAACTGAAATCTCTTGCTTTTATAACTGAAATATCAAAGATTTTACAAAAAGCAGATGAAACATCATCTCTGAAAATATTACAGGAACAGATTACAGTTTGTGACACCCTTCTTCCTTCATTTATTAaggcttttgaggaaaagcaagGGTGCTCATATAAACACATCTTGATTTCCCGAGAGTTACTGGTTGAAAGAAAGCAATGGACTAACTGTAAATCTAAGTTAAAGTCAGATGCTGTAGATTCGCTGGTGGAACTGCAAATAATAATGGAAACAATTAAATTCATTGAAAACAAAAAGTGCTTTCTGGAAAGGGAGCCAACTTTCCGAAGTTTGCTTTGGTATGACAGTTCACTCTATGGGGAACTGTTTGGGAGGCCATCAGGGTATCAACAACAATCTAATTTCTATCCAGCTTTCCAAAGAAGGCTGAAGTACAATGTTTTTCGTGAGCTACAGAGCTACCGTAGACAGTTATTAGAGCTCTTTGAAAAAACAAAGTGGCAAAAAAAATCGTACTATGCATTCTTGAAATTCAGGCGAGAGCTTGATGAGTGTGAAGCTGTGATACAACGTAACTCTGATTGcttagatttttttctctctgtgcctTTTACTTGTGGTGTTAACTTTGGAGATACTTTAGAAGATTTGGAAACTGTAAGGAAAAGTGCCGTGGAACTGATAAATACGTATAGGAACCTTCCAGATGTTCACTCCTATGCAGAAAAAGAGGACCATCTGTGGATTATAATGGAAATTATCGCTACAAAGATAAGCTTTATAAAGACCTGTGAATCAATTAATATGAAAGCATCACTCTTTGGCCTTGAGCATATATTTTTTGATGCTGCCAGAAGTCTTGTTTGGAAAGACAGAAGTGTGGTGTTAAATACAGTCTCTCCCAATGAGAAAAAACAGCTTCTGAACACAATAAACCAAGATGCCCTCTCCAGGTTGTATGAGGTTTATGAATATGTGGCTGAAGAGTTTAGAACTGAAAAATCTAACAATATTCCTAAGAAGACAAATGATGCAGAAAAGTCAAAATATTGTGAAAATGAAGGCAAACACGGAGATGAAAACGCTGACTGCCTCAGCCTCAATGTTTTGCTTTCACATCCTGATATTTGCTGTGTTGGAGAAATATTAGATGAAGCTCAGTTTGCCGACCTCAAAAAGTTAGAGCAGCTAATGTTCAGATGTACTGAACATTTAGAAaccttaaaaatgtattttcagaTTTTGCAGGAGGAGGACATTGATAAAATCTTAATCACACAGCAAAATGTGCTAGACACAATGAAAAATGATGGCATTAATGCTGTAACTTTAAAGCCTGAAGCTGTTGAGACTTACATTGAAGTACTAATGATGTATGAAACAATTCACTTTCTTAAAAATTCAATAGCAAAAAAAGTAGATGAACAAAGATTTCGAAGCTTATTGTGGTTTGATTTATCACTTCTTCCTGAGTTGGTACATTGCCAAGAGAAAATGTCTTCCTTTTCATTTCTGAAAGATAATTCAATGGACAACCTTCGTAAAACTATTGAGTCTGCCATCTCTGAGCTTAAGAGTGAGCTGGATGTTATTTACAACTATGCAGACACCATCAACTGCTCTTACGCACTTCACCTTTTGACCAGAGAACTTACAGAACTTTCGGAAATAAGAACATTCATACAAAATTCGAAGCCTTCTATCTTCACATATGTTGAGTGTGTACCTTATACAATATCTGTTAACTATGGGAGCACGGTGGCTGAATTAGACTACAACTACCAGCAGTTTTCTTTGTTGCTTGAAAATTTAATGTTGGCTGCCAGGAAGGATTTAGGGAAAATGGCTCATATTATGAAAATAATGAAAACCATTGAGCATATGAAGTTTGCTTGTGCCAAAAAAGGTAAATCAGTCCTCTCTCTTCTGATATATCAAATGCTAAATAACTGGAGAAAAACCTGCCAGATGAAAAGAAAGGGAAACATGAAAATGCATCTGACTAAAACTAAAAAAAGAGTCTGTGAAACTCAAGCTTCGGTGTCTGTCATCAAAAGTAGCGCTGAGCCTCAGAAAAAAAGATCTAGTTTTGTGTCCTCACATAAAGACACTCCCGAGCATACAGAAAGCTCTCCTTCCAGCTGCAAGAAACAAAAG